The following coding sequences lie in one Lepeophtheirus salmonis chromosome 11, UVic_Lsal_1.4, whole genome shotgun sequence genomic window:
- the LOC121126276 gene encoding 72 kDa type IV collagenase isoform X2: protein MGHIRDMIVLFNMVAVVPTLCEGCFTIQGDLCIFPFVYNGIKFDGCTNSGYGELFWCPTAINSTGGISKFGVCRNKCPNCTTVDGRFCVFPFAYKGEKYNKCTKADSGRSFWCATSLGQFGEIKSYGECKETCNRTAFPSVEDGCQTTTGHKCIFPFAYNGDKYYECVGMNNHGDNWCATSVNILNLEVIGYGNCNDSTCLSNHHSQSSSTSTKGERTKDIITSSFSKIMSILLNKSEKYLTNLKTSLEI, encoded by the exons ATGGGACACATTAGAGATATGATAGTACTTTTTAACATGGTTGCCGTTGTCCCAACTCTTTGTGAAG GATGCTTCACAATTCAAGGGGATTTATGTATCTTCCCCTTCGTTTATAACGGAATAAAATTTGACGGATGTACCAATTCCGGCTATGGAGAATTGTTTTGGTGTCCAACCGCAATTAACTCAACTGGAGGGATATCAAAATTTGGGGTTTGTAGAAATAAATGTCCAA ACTGCACCACGGTTGATGGACGCTTCTGCGTCTTTCCATTTGCATATAAAggggaaaaatataacaaatgtaCCAAGGCGGATAGTGGAAGGTCTTTTTGGTGTGCCACATCCTTGGGTCAATTTGGGGAAATCAAAAGTTACGGAGAATGCAAGGAGACATGTAACA GAACGGCCTTTCCATCAGTTGAAgatg gtTGCCAAACGACCACGGGccataaatgtatatttcccTTTGCATATAACGGTGATAAGTATTATGAATGTGTAGGAATGAACAATCATGGAGATAATTGGTGTGCAACAAGTGTGAATATTTTGAATCTTGAAGTAATCGGATATGGAAATTGTAATGATTCAACATGTCTTAGTAATCATCATAGTCAGTCTTCCTCTACATCGACAAAGGGAGAGAGGACAAAGGATATTATAACTTCGTCGTTTTCGAAGATAatgtcaatattattaaataaatcagaaaaatatcttacaaatttaaaaacttccttggaaatttaa
- the LOC121126276 gene encoding 72 kDa type IV collagenase isoform X1 — protein sequence MGHIRDMIVLFNMVAVVPTLCEGCFTIQGDLCIFPFVYNGIKFDGCTNSGYGELFWCPTAINSTGGISKFGVCRNKCPRISTTLVHKNCTTVDGRFCVFPFAYKGEKYNKCTKADSGRSFWCATSLGQFGEIKSYGECKETCNRTAFPSVEDGCQTTTGHKCIFPFAYNGDKYYECVGMNNHGDNWCATSVNILNLEVIGYGNCNDSTCLSNHHSQSSSTSTKGERTKDIITSSFSKIMSILLNKSEKYLTNLKTSLEI from the exons ATGGGACACATTAGAGATATGATAGTACTTTTTAACATGGTTGCCGTTGTCCCAACTCTTTGTGAAG GATGCTTCACAATTCAAGGGGATTTATGTATCTTCCCCTTCGTTTATAACGGAATAAAATTTGACGGATGTACCAATTCCGGCTATGGAGAATTGTTTTGGTGTCCAACCGCAATTAACTCAACTGGAGGGATATCAAAATTTGGGGTTTGTAGAAATAAATGTCCAA ggaTATCAACTACTCTTGTACATAAAA ACTGCACCACGGTTGATGGACGCTTCTGCGTCTTTCCATTTGCATATAAAggggaaaaatataacaaatgtaCCAAGGCGGATAGTGGAAGGTCTTTTTGGTGTGCCACATCCTTGGGTCAATTTGGGGAAATCAAAAGTTACGGAGAATGCAAGGAGACATGTAACA GAACGGCCTTTCCATCAGTTGAAgatg gtTGCCAAACGACCACGGGccataaatgtatatttcccTTTGCATATAACGGTGATAAGTATTATGAATGTGTAGGAATGAACAATCATGGAGATAATTGGTGTGCAACAAGTGTGAATATTTTGAATCTTGAAGTAATCGGATATGGAAATTGTAATGATTCAACATGTCTTAGTAATCATCATAGTCAGTCTTCCTCTACATCGACAAAGGGAGAGAGGACAAAGGATATTATAACTTCGTCGTTTTCGAAGATAatgtcaatattattaaataaatcagaaaaatatcttacaaatttaaaaacttccttggaaatttaa